From the genome of Hyalangium gracile, one region includes:
- a CDS encoding TadE family protein has protein sequence MKENGQSGQAAVESALTLPLVVFLILGTMQLFLAFHARVLAHYAVFQATRAGSISHGDCTRMQDTAVLALLPSFRSFLGKGTSGGGPAEKLANAFGEYKRNGYRFLPSQDAGHNGSIVWILRELVDEHSVPAPVPSPQDRAFDSPDHLMRLETRMIYWFPLKVPFANWVISRMFLARLGLEEYHKANPLLLAEKDANWERSRKDSFRLSDAVASELKRRDKREQYVLPIETTFTMRMMTPAKASRFASMNCPW, from the coding sequence ATGAAAGAGAATGGCCAGTCTGGACAGGCCGCGGTGGAGTCGGCGCTGACCCTGCCGCTGGTGGTGTTCCTCATCCTGGGCACGATGCAGCTGTTCCTCGCGTTCCACGCGCGAGTCCTGGCGCACTACGCCGTCTTCCAGGCCACCCGGGCCGGCAGCATCTCTCACGGGGACTGCACCCGGATGCAGGACACGGCGGTGCTGGCCCTGCTGCCCTCGTTCCGCTCCTTCCTGGGCAAGGGCACCTCTGGAGGAGGCCCCGCGGAGAAGCTGGCCAACGCCTTCGGCGAGTACAAGCGCAACGGGTACCGCTTCCTTCCCTCCCAGGATGCGGGCCACAACGGCAGCATCGTCTGGATCCTCCGTGAGCTGGTCGACGAGCATTCCGTGCCCGCGCCCGTCCCCTCGCCCCAGGATCGCGCCTTCGACAGCCCAGACCACCTCATGCGCCTGGAGACGCGGATGATCTACTGGTTCCCCCTGAAGGTGCCCTTCGCCAACTGGGTGATCAGCCGCATGTTCCTCGCGCGCCTGGGCCTGGAGGAGTACCACAAGGCCAACCCCCTCCTGCTGGCGGAGAAGGACGCCAACTGGGAGCGCTCGAGGAAAGACTCCTTCCGCCTGTCGGACGCCGTGGCCTCGGAGCTGAAGCGCCGAGACAAGCGCGAGCAGTACGTCCTCCCCATCGAGACCACCTTCACCATGCGGATGATGACTCCGGCCAAGGCCAGTCGCTTCGCATCGATGAACTGCCCCTGGTGA
- a CDS encoding serine/threonine-protein kinase: MTSPSHLACSPALLPPGTVVGTWRVQAWAGCGVHGAVYRAVPLLRPLAAPVALKLALHPGDPRFAREAELLSRCLHPSIPCLLDQGSWRSPSGALHPFLVMQWVDGLSLYDQARLHPPAPTQVRRWLAQVAQALAVLHAQGALHRDLKGDNIRVSYADGRAMLLDFGTGLYPGAAPLTPALAFPGTPVYRSPESWLFEVRNYGSSTARYAPSAADDLYALGVTACRLLSDEYPQPPEPFRDEHGTWHLRDLPLPPTLLRHPHVDPSLRAITLRLLSVHPEQRGTAAQLAEELEQTLRPFRSGRSRHLTETTRMRALPWPDWRWVAVAAAGMAAAVWGWWSLPGKPLEETAVAQVQHSEAASADVGTAGLGDAATTVASELPPSAATEEAMSASPLPQPVPGQVRTDEKGRCPRKGLVALNGACWAETTGDPEVCQTLGGQLFKDTCYLPFIPPERRHPPTSGPKQNP; encoded by the coding sequence ATGACCTCACCGTCCCACCTCGCATGCTCTCCCGCCCTGCTCCCTCCGGGCACAGTGGTGGGCACATGGCGCGTGCAGGCCTGGGCCGGCTGCGGCGTGCATGGCGCTGTCTACCGGGCGGTTCCCCTGCTGCGTCCGCTCGCCGCTCCGGTGGCCCTCAAGCTCGCCTTGCATCCTGGAGACCCTCGCTTCGCCCGCGAGGCGGAGCTCCTCTCCCGCTGCCTCCACCCCAGCATCCCTTGCCTGCTGGACCAGGGCTCCTGGCGCTCTCCCTCCGGAGCTCTTCATCCCTTCCTCGTCATGCAGTGGGTCGACGGCCTCTCCTTGTATGATCAGGCCCGACTCCACCCTCCCGCTCCAACCCAGGTGCGGCGCTGGCTGGCCCAGGTGGCCCAGGCCCTGGCTGTCCTCCATGCCCAGGGTGCCCTCCACCGAGACCTCAAGGGCGACAACATCCGGGTGAGTTACGCTGACGGCAGGGCCATGCTCCTGGACTTCGGCACGGGCCTCTATCCGGGTGCCGCGCCCCTCACTCCAGCCCTGGCATTTCCAGGAACTCCCGTCTACCGCTCCCCGGAGTCCTGGCTCTTCGAGGTACGGAACTACGGCTCCTCCACGGCCCGCTACGCTCCCTCTGCCGCCGATGACCTCTATGCCCTGGGCGTCACGGCCTGCCGGCTCCTCAGCGATGAGTACCCGCAGCCCCCCGAGCCCTTCCGAGACGAGCACGGCACCTGGCACCTGCGGGACTTGCCCCTTCCCCCCACCCTCCTGCGCCATCCCCACGTCGATCCCTCTTTGCGCGCCATCACGCTGCGCCTGCTCTCGGTGCACCCTGAGCAACGGGGGACCGCGGCGCAACTGGCGGAGGAGCTGGAACAGACCCTCCGCCCCTTTCGGTCAGGCCGTTCCAGACATCTGACGGAGACCACCAGGATGCGGGCGCTCCCGTGGCCTGACTGGCGCTGGGTGGCTGTGGCAGCAGCTGGCATGGCGGCAGCCGTGTGGGGCTGGTGGTCCCTTCCAGGCAAGCCCCTGGAGGAGACTGCCGTTGCACAGGTGCAACATTCGGAGGCTGCGTCAGCGGATGTTGGGACAGCAGGGTTGGGCGATGCCGCAACGACCGTGGCCTCGGAGCTACCACCCTCGGCAGCCACTGAGGAGGCGATGAGCGCGAGCCCACTACCCCAGCCCGTTCCCGGTCAGGTGCGGACGGATGAGAAGGGCCGCTGCCCTCGCAAGGGACTGGTGGCGCTCAACGGAGCGTGCTGGGCGGAGACCACTGGTGATCCTGAGGTATGCCAGACCCTCGGCGGTCAGCTGTTCAAGGACACCTGCTATCTGCCTTTCATCCCTCCCGAGCGCAGGCATCCTCCGACGTCAGGCCCCAAGCAAAATCCATGA
- a CDS encoding YtxH domain-containing protein, with the protein MKRKALWAVVLGTLLAGTACHRETREDAKDKAENTGEKIEEGAKDAAEGAGDTIEKAGDKIEDATDK; encoded by the coding sequence GTGAAGAGGAAGGCATTGTGGGCCGTGGTCCTGGGGACGCTGCTGGCTGGAACGGCATGCCACCGCGAGACCCGTGAGGACGCCAAGGACAAGGCCGAGAACACGGGCGAGAAGATCGAGGAAGGCGCCAAGGACGCCGCCGAGGGCGCGGGCGACACGATCGAGAAGGCTGGCGACAAGATCGAGGACGCTACCGACAAGTAG
- a CDS encoding pilus assembly protein has translation MHSARMLRGARGQAMVETALGITVMVSIIAFGIFLSEVGFLSLKVQEAAVSALWDGTAGKMHNIPISYSEAKGSMRRAAADAQGRYADFNGLTSVTSGGNITQVFTRGANLTVSCDMGRGPEFRSSVPLLSLIYRDNEGTVCSASAELTAIRFPRSFLDRGRSALYTKRNLENSGAFLRVCATGRAVGGACLGGYSMLVDDWGLAGRMESVPCNMIAQDVPVPCLNAPFYLAVRGVYEPSVLPIPKSSYELAEAVLGRPPPINEQQFWMSATNEETNFIQIPLITGKKGIEAWPTSPGSMIGISTFPYGISYVQRLGNGNCFLGKDCD, from the coding sequence ATGCACTCCGCGCGCATGCTGCGAGGCGCTCGTGGCCAGGCCATGGTGGAGACCGCCCTGGGCATCACCGTCATGGTCAGCATCATCGCCTTCGGCATCTTCCTGTCCGAGGTGGGCTTCCTCTCGCTCAAGGTGCAGGAGGCCGCTGTCTCCGCCTTGTGGGACGGGACCGCGGGAAAGATGCACAACATCCCCATCTCCTATTCGGAGGCGAAGGGCTCCATGCGCAGGGCCGCGGCCGATGCCCAGGGGCGCTATGCGGACTTCAACGGCCTGACCAGCGTCACCTCGGGCGGCAACATCACCCAGGTCTTCACCCGCGGCGCCAACCTCACCGTCTCCTGTGACATGGGCCGCGGCCCGGAGTTCCGCAGCTCCGTCCCGCTGCTGTCCCTCATCTACCGCGACAACGAGGGCACCGTCTGTTCCGCGAGCGCGGAGCTCACCGCCATTCGCTTCCCGCGCTCCTTCCTGGACCGTGGCAGGAGTGCGCTCTACACGAAGCGGAACCTGGAGAACTCGGGCGCCTTCCTCCGCGTGTGCGCCACCGGGCGGGCCGTGGGTGGCGCGTGCCTGGGGGGCTACTCGATGCTGGTGGATGACTGGGGCCTGGCCGGGCGGATGGAGTCGGTGCCCTGCAACATGATCGCCCAGGATGTGCCCGTCCCTTGCCTGAACGCTCCTTTCTATCTGGCGGTTCGCGGCGTCTATGAGCCCTCGGTGCTGCCCATCCCCAAGAGCTCCTACGAGCTGGCCGAGGCCGTGCTGGGCAGGCCTCCGCCCATCAACGAGCAGCAGTTCTGGATGAGCGCCACCAACGAGGAGACGAACTTCATCCAGATCCCTCTCATCACGGGCAAGAAGGGCATCGAGGCCTGGCCTACCTCTCCGGGCTCGATGATCGGCATCTCCACCTTCCCCTACGGCATTTCCTACGTGCAGCGCCTGGGCAACGGGAACTGCTTCCTTGGAAAGGACTGCGACTGA
- a CDS encoding TenA family transcriptional regulator produces MRDYLQRLKARLAPFESPYLRALGDGSFEREDFVETQIQFLHAVVYFSRPMAVLAARLPRAEQRLILLENVRDEHGGGELSGSHEHTFLTLLERLGVSRAELDRRAQWPEVRAFNSTLLGVCAHDDVPTALAMLGVIEDLFSGISARIGRGIVERGWLRAEELTHYPTHEVLDLDHAEGFYRCVEPRASAEPRVAYQVEQGLELGAYIFLRLYEDLFRARKRRVFRAISGPHSLADGWELPSLAPLSGRA; encoded by the coding sequence ATGCGTGACTACCTCCAGAGGCTGAAGGCGCGGCTGGCGCCCTTCGAGAGTCCGTACCTGCGCGCCCTGGGCGATGGCTCCTTCGAGCGGGAGGACTTTGTCGAGACGCAGATCCAGTTCCTCCACGCTGTCGTCTACTTCTCCCGTCCCATGGCGGTGCTGGCGGCGCGGCTGCCGCGCGCGGAGCAGCGGCTCATCCTGCTCGAGAACGTGCGCGACGAGCACGGCGGTGGGGAGCTCTCCGGCAGCCACGAGCACACGTTCCTGACCCTGCTCGAGCGGCTGGGTGTCAGCCGGGCGGAGCTCGATCGGCGTGCTCAGTGGCCCGAGGTGCGTGCGTTCAACTCGACGCTCCTGGGAGTCTGCGCGCACGATGATGTGCCGACGGCGCTCGCCATGCTCGGAGTCATCGAGGACCTCTTCTCCGGCATCTCGGCGCGCATCGGGCGCGGGATTGTGGAGCGAGGCTGGCTCCGAGCGGAGGAGCTGACGCACTACCCGACGCACGAGGTGCTCGATCTGGACCACGCGGAGGGGTTCTACCGGTGCGTCGAGCCGCGCGCCTCGGCGGAACCGCGCGTGGCCTACCAGGTGGAGCAGGGGCTCGAGCTGGGCGCGTACATCTTCCTGCGGCTCTACGAGGATCTCTTCCGCGCCCGCAAGCGGCGGGTCTTCCGAGCGATCTCCGGACCGCACAGCCTCGCGGATGGCTGGGAGCTGCCCTCGCTGGCGCCCCTCAGCGGTCGTGCGTGA
- a CDS encoding RibD family protein, with amino-acid sequence MNGAKRPYVICHMVPSIDGRIVPTRWKLPPGTLAEYDQTAQTFDADAWMVGRISMEPYAGKTKVPARKVSTPIPRTDFIARRDAESYAIALDPSGKLTWRSSSIDEEHVITVLTEQVSDDYLAFLQSKGVSYLFGGKTDLNLKRVLAKLRKEFGIQKLLLEGGGKINGSFLAADLIDELSVLVAPIADGAIGTPSLFDAREGKGPVRPLKLVSFEKRKGDLVWLRYKLKR; translated from the coding sequence ATGAATGGTGCGAAGCGGCCGTACGTGATCTGCCACATGGTCCCCTCCATCGACGGGCGGATTGTCCCCACGCGCTGGAAGCTACCGCCGGGCACCCTGGCCGAGTACGACCAAACGGCCCAGACCTTTGACGCCGACGCGTGGATGGTCGGCCGGATCTCCATGGAACCCTACGCCGGGAAGACGAAGGTCCCGGCGCGCAAGGTGTCCACCCCCATTCCCAGAACGGACTTCATCGCGAGGCGCGATGCGGAGTCCTACGCCATCGCCCTGGACCCCTCCGGCAAGCTCACCTGGAGGTCGAGCTCCATCGACGAGGAGCATGTGATCACCGTCCTCACCGAGCAGGTCTCGGACGACTACCTGGCCTTCCTTCAGTCCAAGGGCGTCTCCTACCTGTTCGGCGGCAAGACGGACCTGAACCTGAAGCGGGTGCTCGCGAAGCTCCGGAAGGAGTTCGGCATCCAGAAGCTGCTCCTCGAGGGCGGAGGGAAGATCAACGGCTCGTTCCTCGCCGCGGACCTCATCGACGAGCTGAGCGTGCTGGTGGCGCCCATCGCGGACGGGGCCATCGGCACCCCGTCGCTCTTCGATGCGAGAGAGGGAAAGGGACCCGTTCGCCCCCTCAAGCTGGTCTCCTTCGAGAAGCGCAAAGGCGACCTGGTGTGGCTGCGCTACAAGCTGAAGCGCTGA
- a CDS encoding pilus assembly protein — MRARSPRRGQTLVLFALTVLLVSLMVVMTLSFSVKVRERIELQTVADTTAFTNAVATARTFNNIAVLNRAQIAHGVAQLGAQSIISWTTFYRSAINAAKKAFKDSEEPYQTNKDIGCWCKETHCPPMCQCGKKGLEDLKKLQDDLQKEDDRVDKLFESMDAAAGREVFFMQLAMMAMYAEQQEVFLRLENKLEDQGFAQRILDRISEGGNRAEWSAPPGAGSVSKDEVNGGALCLDDGAVCTPLPLTVAHSVNAAMGSRGWRFTTKRTDYEAHMTKLKTVIPPPDTITLTGTGTSYFTEDGPGGMFPPYAPAASAEDEGTVRTEYNHQAHGGNAPCPLVMSASVGPDETKVELKAGPSPVHKWMDGKDSSPSSHLLTFCLGGPSSCPGVWPAFLDYNVVQVARSGNNFGQPKNVAVIMRDSSRQGADPWNERYRSPFPSQRPKTFDASLAAPKRSLAVGLSTGVAYYHRGTLIDASIPVLTGDHWSEPPNLLNPYWRATLVSMDVDKDGPKDALKALNLAGAGVHAEAFQALLQQGYGGY, encoded by the coding sequence ATGCGCGCTCGCTCCCCCCGCAGAGGGCAGACGCTGGTGCTGTTCGCCCTTACCGTGCTGCTCGTCTCGCTCATGGTGGTGATGACGCTGTCATTCTCCGTCAAGGTGCGTGAGCGCATCGAGCTCCAGACGGTGGCGGACACCACGGCCTTCACCAACGCGGTGGCCACCGCGCGCACCTTCAACAACATCGCCGTGCTCAACCGCGCGCAGATCGCCCACGGCGTGGCGCAGCTGGGCGCCCAGAGCATCATCAGCTGGACCACGTTCTACCGCTCGGCCATCAACGCGGCGAAGAAGGCCTTCAAGGACTCCGAGGAGCCCTACCAGACCAACAAGGACATCGGCTGCTGGTGCAAGGAGACGCACTGCCCGCCGATGTGCCAGTGCGGCAAAAAGGGTCTCGAGGATCTGAAGAAGCTCCAGGACGATCTGCAGAAGGAGGACGACCGCGTCGACAAGCTCTTCGAGAGCATGGACGCGGCGGCTGGGCGCGAGGTGTTCTTCATGCAGCTGGCCATGATGGCCATGTACGCCGAGCAGCAGGAGGTCTTCCTCCGCCTGGAGAACAAGCTGGAGGATCAGGGCTTCGCCCAACGCATCCTCGACCGGATCTCCGAAGGTGGAAACCGGGCCGAGTGGAGCGCTCCCCCTGGAGCCGGCTCCGTCTCCAAGGATGAGGTGAACGGCGGAGCGTTGTGCTTGGACGATGGCGCGGTGTGTACCCCGTTGCCCCTCACGGTGGCCCACTCCGTCAACGCCGCCATGGGCAGCCGGGGCTGGCGCTTCACCACGAAGCGCACCGACTACGAGGCGCACATGACCAAGCTGAAGACGGTCATTCCCCCGCCGGACACCATCACCCTCACTGGAACCGGCACCTCCTACTTCACCGAGGACGGCCCGGGCGGGATGTTTCCACCGTATGCGCCCGCCGCCAGCGCCGAGGATGAGGGCACCGTCCGCACGGAGTACAACCACCAGGCCCACGGCGGCAACGCTCCCTGCCCGCTCGTCATGTCCGCCTCCGTGGGGCCCGATGAGACCAAGGTCGAGCTGAAGGCAGGCCCGTCGCCCGTGCACAAGTGGATGGATGGCAAGGATTCGAGCCCCTCCTCCCACTTGCTCACCTTCTGCCTCGGGGGCCCTTCCAGTTGCCCCGGTGTGTGGCCCGCCTTCCTCGACTACAACGTGGTCCAGGTGGCCAGAAGCGGGAACAACTTCGGCCAGCCCAAGAACGTTGCCGTCATCATGCGGGACTCCAGCCGGCAAGGCGCGGACCCGTGGAACGAGCGCTACCGCAGTCCGTTCCCAAGCCAACGCCCCAAGACATTCGACGCCTCCCTGGCCGCGCCCAAACGGAGCCTTGCCGTCGGGCTCTCCACGGGCGTCGCCTACTACCACCGAGGCACCCTCATCGACGCCTCCATCCCCGTCCTCACCGGCGACCACTGGAGCGAACCGCCCAACCTCCTCAATCCCTACTGGCGCGCCACGCTCGTCTCGATGGATGTGGACAAGGACGGCCCGAAGGATGCGCTCAAGGCGCTGAACCTCGCGGGTGCCGGCGTGCACGCCGAGGCGTTCCAGGCCCTGCTCCAGCAGGGCTACGGAGGCTACTGA
- a CDS encoding cation:proton antiporter, translating into MANLWFVVVGVLLIFMALSGALLKRLPLSSSLVYLVAGYGLGRLGAASLAPLKHMHLLERVSEAAVIISLFAAGLKLRLPLRDRAWRLPLRLAFGAMALTVALLTLGGLFLGLPLGAAVLLGAVLAPTDPVLASEVQVTHSTDTDRLRFGLTGEAGLNDGTAFPFVMLGLGLLGHHALGTNAWRWVAVDVLWAVTGGLLIGWGLGGAVGRLVVFLRRVHKEAVGLDDFLALGLIALAYGVSLWVHAYGFLAVFAAGLSLRRMEARTSGARAPEDVMAMAVSGRAEEVAVHPETASAYMTQAVLGFTEQLERMGEVALMLMVGIMLATVGFAWEGIALTCLLLFGVRPVSVALLTMGTGISTRQRALIAWFGIRGIGSLYYLFYALTHGMEPTLGERLTRFVLAAVAISAVLHGVSATPLMTWYSRRN; encoded by the coding sequence ATGGCCAACTTGTGGTTTGTCGTCGTCGGCGTCCTCCTCATCTTCATGGCCCTCTCGGGCGCGCTTCTCAAGCGGCTGCCCTTGTCCTCGTCGTTGGTGTACCTGGTGGCGGGGTATGGGCTGGGCCGCCTGGGCGCCGCCTCGCTCGCCCCGTTGAAGCACATGCACCTGCTGGAGCGCGTGTCGGAGGCGGCCGTCATCATCTCGCTCTTCGCGGCGGGGCTGAAGCTGCGGCTTCCGCTTCGGGACAGGGCGTGGCGGCTGCCTCTGCGCCTGGCGTTTGGCGCCATGGCGTTGACCGTGGCGCTGCTCACCCTGGGAGGCCTCTTCCTGGGCCTGCCGTTGGGGGCCGCCGTCCTGCTGGGAGCGGTGTTGGCTCCCACGGATCCTGTCCTCGCCTCGGAGGTCCAGGTGACGCACTCCACGGACACGGACCGGCTCCGCTTTGGGCTCACGGGCGAGGCGGGGCTCAACGATGGCACGGCCTTTCCCTTCGTCATGCTCGGGCTGGGGCTGCTGGGCCATCATGCGCTCGGCACGAACGCGTGGCGGTGGGTGGCCGTGGATGTCCTGTGGGCGGTGACGGGAGGGCTGCTCATTGGCTGGGGGCTGGGCGGGGCGGTGGGCAGACTGGTGGTGTTCCTGCGACGGGTGCACAAGGAGGCGGTGGGCCTGGACGACTTTCTCGCGCTGGGCCTCATCGCGCTGGCGTATGGCGTGTCCCTCTGGGTCCACGCCTATGGGTTCCTCGCCGTGTTTGCCGCGGGCCTCTCCTTGCGGCGCATGGAGGCGCGCACCTCTGGAGCGCGAGCCCCCGAGGACGTCATGGCCATGGCCGTCTCGGGGCGGGCCGAGGAGGTGGCCGTTCACCCGGAGACGGCTTCGGCCTACATGACCCAGGCGGTGCTGGGCTTCACCGAGCAGCTCGAGCGGATGGGCGAGGTGGCCCTCATGCTCATGGTCGGCATCATGCTGGCCACCGTGGGCTTCGCGTGGGAAGGAATAGCCCTGACGTGTCTGCTGCTGTTCGGGGTACGCCCCGTCTCGGTAGCGCTCCTCACCATGGGCACGGGTATCTCCACCCGACAGCGCGCGCTCATCGCCTGGTTCGGTATCCGGGGGATTGGCTCGCTGTACTACCTGTTCTACGCCCTCACGCACGGCATGGAGCCCACGCTGGGAGAGCGGCTGACGCGCTTCGTCCTCGCCGCGGTGGCCATCTCCGCGGTCCTGCATGGCGTCTCGGCGACGCCGCTCATGACGTGGTACTCCCGGAGGAACTAG